One genomic region from Candidatus Hydrogenedentota bacterium encodes:
- a CDS encoding cellulase family glycosylhydrolase: protein MTLFAVNLGLAGTLCACTSAGDEPGGIDAHSDGGRWTAEHAQAWYAAQKWLAGANFVPSTASNQLEMWQAGTWDPETIDRELGWAAAIGFNVMRVYLHDMLWTADAGSFEQRIEEYLSIADRHGIKTVFVLLDCVWDPYPRLGPQEEPVPHVHNSRWVQSPHVDVQKEPDLYEERLRPYVTAVLTRFKDDKRVLAWDLLNEPGNPVTQYEDHWAQEEREAAHLILLNKLFDWGREVNPSQPLTAGMWVDVGRRTNPAPPLDNVMLERSDVITFHCYGPLADARAAVAWLKRLGRPIICTEYMSRGSGSTFQSILPYFREQNVGAINWGLVDGRSQTIYPWDSWTRRYTREPAPWFHDVFRKDGTPYAADEIALIRKLTGMQE, encoded by the coding sequence ATGACGCTGTTTGCCGTAAACCTGGGACTTGCGGGGACTCTGTGCGCGTGTACTTCGGCCGGGGACGAGCCGGGCGGCATTGACGCGCATTCAGACGGTGGACGCTGGACCGCCGAGCACGCCCAGGCGTGGTACGCGGCGCAGAAATGGCTGGCAGGGGCCAACTTCGTGCCGAGCACCGCATCGAATCAGCTCGAGATGTGGCAGGCCGGGACTTGGGACCCCGAAACCATCGACCGCGAACTCGGATGGGCCGCAGCTATCGGTTTCAACGTGATGCGCGTGTATCTGCACGATATGTTGTGGACCGCGGATGCGGGGAGTTTTGAACAACGTATTGAGGAGTATCTGTCTATTGCGGACCGGCACGGCATCAAGACGGTGTTCGTCCTGCTCGATTGTGTATGGGACCCGTATCCCAGACTGGGACCTCAGGAGGAGCCGGTTCCACACGTGCACAATTCGCGTTGGGTGCAAAGCCCTCACGTAGACGTGCAAAAGGAGCCTGACCTCTATGAAGAACGGCTGAGACCCTATGTAACGGCTGTCCTGACCCGGTTCAAGGATGACAAGCGCGTGCTGGCCTGGGACCTGCTCAACGAACCGGGCAACCCGGTGACGCAATACGAGGACCACTGGGCGCAGGAAGAACGGGAAGCCGCCCACCTGATCCTGTTGAACAAGCTTTTTGACTGGGGACGCGAGGTCAATCCATCACAGCCGCTGACGGCCGGGATGTGGGTCGACGTGGGGCGGCGCACCAACCCGGCGCCGCCGCTGGACAACGTAATGTTGGAGCGGTCCGACGTCATCACGTTTCACTGCTATGGCCCGCTTGCGGACGCGCGCGCCGCGGTGGCCTGGTTGAAGCGTCTGGGACGCCCGATCATCTGCACGGAGTACATGTCGCGCGGCTCGGGCAGCACGTTCCAGAGCATCCTTCCGTATTTCAGAGAGCAAAATGTGGGCGCAATCAACTGGGGGCTCGTCGACGGCCGTTCGCAGACGATCTACCCGTGGGATTCGTGGACGCGGAGATACACGAGAGAACCGGCGCCCTGGTTCCACGATGTATTCCGAAAAGACGGCACACCCTATGCCGCGGACGAGATTGCACTGATCCGGAAACTGACGGGCATGCAGGAATAG
- a CDS encoding alpha-N-arabinofuranosidase, with amino-acid sequence MATILGACAAAEDTPTATLTLRADLPGAVISRNLYGHFSEHLGNCIYGGYWVGEDSPIPNTNGIRNDAVEALRRIRVPVLRWPGGCFADEYHWKDGIGPRAERATMINTHWGGVTENNHFGTHEFLELCRQLDCEPFITGNVGSGTVRELSEWVEYVNFGGVSPMADLRRANGQDVPWRVKYWGIGNENWGCGGNMKADYYADVYRQFCTYVRDYPEAPAFRIACGPYADNLEWMETLMQNIDLRMMQGIDLHYYCGSGEKSRSATDFTEMDWFHQLRRALLIDGHLAAQSSVMDRYDPEKHVALIVGEWGAWHDQEPGSTPGFLYQQNSLRDALVAAIHFNIFHKHCDRVRMANIAQTINVLQAMILVKDEQMVLTPTYYVFDMFKVHQDAVSLPVELEAPEYRFDGQSIPMVTASASKDNEGRIHLSLANTDPNRAVRIECALGGTAAASAVGLLLTAPAINTVNTFEHPDAVKPVAWNEAAIAGGRLEAVLPAKSVVLLEIM; translated from the coding sequence ATGGCGACAATTCTGGGGGCCTGCGCCGCTGCTGAGGATACCCCAACCGCAACGCTGACGCTTCGGGCGGACCTGCCCGGCGCCGTAATAAGCCGCAACCTGTACGGCCACTTTTCTGAACACCTGGGCAATTGCATCTACGGGGGGTACTGGGTCGGCGAAGACAGCCCGATTCCCAACACGAATGGGATCCGGAATGACGCGGTCGAGGCATTGCGGCGTATTCGCGTGCCGGTGTTGCGCTGGCCTGGCGGTTGCTTTGCCGACGAGTACCATTGGAAGGACGGGATCGGCCCGCGTGCGGAACGGGCCACCATGATTAACACGCACTGGGGCGGAGTCACGGAGAACAATCACTTCGGCACCCACGAATTCCTCGAACTCTGCCGGCAACTGGATTGCGAACCATTCATCACGGGGAATGTGGGCAGCGGCACGGTCCGCGAACTGTCGGAATGGGTCGAATACGTTAATTTTGGCGGGGTAAGCCCCATGGCGGACCTGCGGCGGGCGAACGGCCAGGACGTGCCGTGGAGAGTCAAGTACTGGGGGATTGGAAACGAGAATTGGGGTTGCGGCGGCAACATGAAAGCGGATTACTACGCCGACGTGTACCGCCAATTCTGCACGTACGTCCGCGACTATCCCGAGGCCCCGGCTTTCCGAATCGCCTGCGGACCCTACGCGGACAATCTCGAATGGATGGAGACCCTGATGCAAAACATCGACCTGCGCATGATGCAGGGAATCGATCTCCACTACTACTGCGGTTCGGGCGAGAAAAGCCGGTCGGCGACGGATTTCACGGAGATGGACTGGTTTCATCAACTGAGGCGGGCGCTGCTGATAGACGGCCATCTGGCCGCGCAGTCGTCGGTCATGGACCGATACGACCCCGAGAAACACGTGGCGCTTATCGTGGGCGAATGGGGCGCGTGGCATGACCAGGAACCGGGAAGCACGCCCGGGTTCCTTTATCAGCAGAACAGCCTGCGCGACGCCCTCGTGGCGGCCATACACTTCAACATTTTCCATAAGCACTGCGACCGGGTCCGCATGGCCAATATCGCGCAGACCATCAACGTACTGCAGGCGATGATTCTCGTCAAAGACGAACAGATGGTCCTTACGCCAACCTATTATGTATTCGACATGTTCAAGGTGCACCAGGACGCCGTTTCGCTGCCCGTCGAGTTGGAGGCCCCCGAGTACCGCTTCGACGGCCAGTCCATACCGATGGTGACCGCTTCCGCGTCGAAAGACAACGAGGGGCGCATACACCTTTCTCTGGCTAACACCGACCCGAACCGGGCCGTGCGTATCGAATGCGCGCTTGGCGGGACGGCCGCGGCTTCTGCCGTGGGACTCCTGCTGACGGCGCCGGCGATCAATACGGTCAACACCTTTGAGCACCCGGACGCGGTCAAACCGGTGGCATGGAACGAGGCCGCGATTGCCGGTGGCCGTCTTGAGGCGGTGTTGCCCGCCAAGTCCGTTGTGCTTCTTGAAATCATGTAA
- a CDS encoding galactose mutarotase gives MNCAAIRIIGILVFTAVWAGCATCPTQSRPACVGVQAGVRVAPYGVTPDGQDISLYTLTNANGMQVRVTNYGAIVQSVLTPDRNGALADVTLGFDTLDGYLGKHPYFGAVVGRYGNRIAKGKFTLDGKEYALAVNNGPNALHGGLKGFDRQVWTATPFEDAGTTGLKLRLVSPDGNEGYPGTLTVTVTYLLTPDNALQMHYEAATDAPTVLNLTNHSYFNLDGAGNGDILDQLVMINADRFTPVDDTLIPTGELRPVAGTPFDFRAPKPLGRDIAADDEQIAFGGGYDHNFVLNKEAPGALTLAARVHAPESGRVLEVYTTEPGLQFYSGNFLDGTDVGKNGVAYAHRFGFCMETQHFPDSPNQPAFPPAVLRPGEKYDTTTVYKFSVE, from the coding sequence ATGAACTGCGCAGCAATTCGGATCATAGGGATATTGGTCTTCACGGCAGTGTGGGCGGGTTGCGCCACGTGTCCGACCCAATCGCGCCCCGCCTGCGTCGGCGTGCAGGCGGGCGTGCGCGTCGCGCCCTATGGCGTGACGCCCGATGGCCAAGACATTTCCCTGTACACGTTGACCAATGCGAATGGAATGCAGGTCAGGGTCACGAATTACGGCGCTATCGTTCAATCGGTCCTGACGCCCGACCGCAACGGCGCGCTGGCAGACGTCACATTGGGCTTCGACACGCTCGACGGCTACCTGGGCAAGCACCCCTACTTCGGGGCCGTCGTTGGCCGTTACGGCAACCGTATCGCCAAGGGCAAATTCACGCTGGACGGCAAGGAGTACGCCCTTGCGGTAAACAACGGGCCCAATGCTCTCCATGGCGGCTTGAAAGGCTTCGACAGGCAGGTCTGGACGGCGACACCGTTTGAAGACGCCGGCACAACCGGGTTGAAACTCCGGCTGGTTAGCCCGGACGGGAACGAGGGCTATCCGGGCACGCTGACGGTGACCGTAACCTACCTGCTCACACCCGACAACGCTCTTCAAATGCACTACGAAGCCGCCACGGATGCGCCGACCGTGTTGAACCTCACCAACCACAGCTATTTCAATCTCGACGGCGCGGGCAACGGCGACATTCTGGACCAGTTGGTGATGATTAACGCCGACCGTTTTACGCCGGTCGACGACACACTGATCCCGACCGGCGAACTGCGGCCGGTTGCGGGAACGCCCTTCGATTTCCGCGCACCGAAACCGCTGGGCCGCGACATCGCGGCGGACGACGAGCAGATCGCATTCGGCGGCGGCTACGACCACAACTTCGTACTGAACAAGGAAGCGCCCGGCGCCCTGACGCTGGCGGCGCGGGTCCATGCGCCCGAGAGCGGCAGGGTTTTGGAAGTCTATACGACCGAACCGGGGCTCCAGTTCTATTCGGGCAATTTCCTGGATGGCACGGACGTTGGCAAGAACGGCGTCGCCTATGCGCACCGCTTCGGATTCTGCATGGAGACCCAACATTTCCCGGACTCTCCCAATCAGCCGGCCTTTCCTCCGGCGGTCTTAAGGCCCGGCGAGAAATACGATACGACCACGGTCTACAAGTTCTCAGTCGAATAG